One segment of Pyrococcus sp. ST04 DNA contains the following:
- a CDS encoding aspartate racemase has product MKIIGILGGMGPLATVELFKRIVEKTPAKRDQDHPKIVIYNNPQIPDRTAFILGKGEDPRPYLIWTAKELEECGVDFIIMPCNTAHAFIEDIQREIKVPIISMVEETAKKLREIGCNKAGLLATTGTIVSGVYHKALKKFGISLLIPSEKEQEIVMKGIYDGVKAGNLELGRELLLGIAKTLEKRGADCIIAGCTEVSVVLKPEDLDVPLIDPMDVIAEVAVKKALEE; this is encoded by the coding sequence ATGAAGATCATCGGAATATTAGGTGGAATGGGACCCCTAGCTACTGTGGAGCTTTTTAAAAGAATAGTGGAGAAAACCCCCGCGAAAAGAGACCAAGATCACCCAAAGATAGTGATATACAACAATCCACAAATTCCTGACAGAACTGCATTTATACTTGGCAAAGGCGAGGATCCAAGACCCTACCTTATTTGGACTGCTAAAGAACTCGAGGAATGTGGAGTTGACTTTATAATAATGCCGTGTAATACTGCCCACGCTTTTATTGAGGATATTCAAAGAGAGATAAAGGTCCCGATTATTAGCATGGTTGAGGAGACAGCAAAGAAGCTCAGAGAAATTGGCTGTAACAAGGCTGGCCTCCTAGCTACTACTGGAACCATAGTCAGTGGAGTTTATCACAAAGCCCTCAAGAAATTTGGAATATCCCTTTTAATTCCAAGTGAAAAAGAGCAAGAAATCGTTATGAAAGGCATTTATGATGGAGTAAAGGCAGGCAACTTGGAGCTTGGGAGAGAACTTCTCTTGGGAATTGCAAAGACTTTAGAGAAGAGAGGAGCGGACTGTATAATTGCTGGATGTACTGAGGTTAGTGTTGTTCTAAAACCAGAAGACTTAGATGTTCCTCTTATAGACCCGATGGATGTAATTGCTGAAGTTGCAGTCAAAAAGGCTCTAGAAGAATGA
- a CDS encoding lysine exporter LysO family protein: MKFMIAVIIALISGYIAGKFGINAGNLYEIALYILVFIIGLDIGMNGKLKELQKNLSWRGLLLPIATLIGSIFGGVLASLILNLDIKWVIVASAGVGWYSFTGPFIGQYSAFYGVVGFLSNFLREVATVVLYPTLSTKLGREVTISIGGATTMDTTLPIIVKFGGKDITMLAFIHGFILSLLVPFLVPLLATLAAGG; encoded by the coding sequence ATGAAGTTCATGATAGCTGTTATAATAGCCTTAATATCTGGATACATAGCTGGCAAGTTTGGAATAAATGCTGGTAACCTGTATGAAATTGCTCTCTACATCCTGGTCTTCATAATAGGGCTTGACATTGGAATGAACGGAAAGCTAAAAGAATTGCAGAAAAATTTATCCTGGAGAGGACTCCTCCTCCCCATAGCTACTCTGATAGGGTCAATATTTGGGGGAGTGCTAGCATCTCTCATCCTCAACCTCGACATAAAATGGGTGATTGTTGCGAGTGCTGGAGTTGGGTGGTATTCTTTTACTGGCCCATTCATTGGGCAGTATTCAGCCTTTTACGGAGTTGTTGGATTCCTTTCAAATTTTCTCAGGGAAGTGGCCACAGTTGTACTATATCCAACCTTATCAACAAAACTTGGTAGAGAGGTCACGATATCAATCGGTGGGGCAACAACGATGGATACAACACTTCCAATTATCGTAAAATTTGGAGGAAAGGACATCACAATGCTAGCTTTTATCCATGGGTTCATACTTAGCCTATTAGTCCCATTTCTAGTTCCCCTTCTCGCAACACTAGCGGCAGGTGGGTAG
- a CDS encoding transcription factor S, translating into MVKFCPKCGSIMIPDKKRGVFVCRKCGYEEPINPEDAKAYRRTEEVKHKPDEGVIVVEQDFSTLPTAKVTCPRCGHNEAWWWELQTRAGDEPSTIFYKCKKCGYVWRSYE; encoded by the coding sequence ATGGTGAAGTTTTGTCCTAAGTGTGGGAGTATCATGATCCCCGATAAAAAGAGAGGAGTTTTCGTGTGCAGAAAGTGCGGTTACGAGGAACCAATAAACCCAGAAGATGCCAAGGCTTATAGAAGAACGGAGGAAGTTAAACACAAGCCAGATGAGGGAGTTATAGTAGTTGAACAAGATTTCTCAACTCTCCCAACAGCCAAGGTTACATGCCCCAGATGTGGTCACAACGAAGCATGGTGGTGGGAGTTGCAGACAAGAGCCGGAGATGAGCCAAGTACAATATTCTACAAGTGCAAGAAGTGTGGTTATGTATGGAGGAGCTACGAGTAG
- a CDS encoding MFS transporter codes for MKAREAVALQGIREKARKIKKKNITRRNIIFFAIAMFFANLSWGIAFPYLTVYMKIIGGTVFLVGMLSVVFNLTSTVFQYPFGYLSDSVGKRKPFIALGILSSATTYIIVSFITTPLLLLGFRALQGALSASLAPAHSALISELSTKVGSAFGFFSFIENMGYMVGNFIGSYVVKKMDVRSAFFVASIFSIIAILFLIPLKERERPRRKIERLIIVQEARESERVELTKLAFRELMKGELGLFYISVFLAMIASGEVYSTVSVYFQEKFGEEFVGLFFGVDSLAAALSSLIIGKLIDRYGESLFYKISLVGYIFTFIGYALAKSVLVMTLVCIVSGVKWAMIISSSSTYIAKRTPSTQRGQGMGLLNTMMSLGWVIGPLLGGYLADISFELMLYSTTLPLILALLLVLKA; via the coding sequence ATGAAAGCAAGAGAGGCAGTGGCGCTACAGGGAATCAGAGAAAAAGCCAGGAAAATCAAAAAGAAAAACATCACAAGACGAAATATAATATTCTTTGCGATAGCCATGTTTTTTGCGAACTTATCTTGGGGAATAGCGTTTCCTTACTTAACTGTGTACATGAAGATAATAGGGGGCACGGTTTTTCTTGTAGGGATGCTGAGCGTGGTGTTTAACTTAACCTCCACAGTGTTCCAGTACCCTTTTGGATATCTATCTGATAGCGTTGGAAAGAGAAAGCCCTTTATAGCCCTTGGAATCTTGTCATCTGCAACAACCTACATCATAGTATCTTTCATAACAACCCCACTCCTTCTCCTTGGATTTAGGGCTCTTCAAGGTGCTTTAAGTGCTTCTCTAGCCCCTGCTCATTCAGCGTTGATATCAGAGCTCTCAACGAAGGTTGGTTCTGCTTTTGGGTTCTTCAGTTTCATTGAGAACATGGGATATATGGTAGGGAATTTTATAGGGAGTTACGTTGTCAAGAAGATGGATGTAAGAAGTGCATTCTTTGTTGCATCAATATTCTCAATAATAGCGATTTTATTTCTGATCCCCCTAAAGGAAAGAGAAAGACCAAGACGTAAAATTGAGAGGCTCATAATTGTGCAAGAAGCTCGGGAATCTGAGAGAGTTGAACTAACAAAGCTGGCTTTTAGAGAGCTTATGAAAGGTGAGTTAGGCCTCTTTTATATTTCTGTGTTCTTAGCTATGATAGCATCTGGTGAAGTTTACTCCACCGTTTCTGTATATTTCCAGGAAAAGTTTGGAGAAGAATTTGTGGGCCTTTTCTTTGGCGTTGACTCTCTAGCAGCAGCCTTGAGCTCCCTAATCATCGGGAAGTTAATAGATAGGTATGGAGAATCACTATTCTACAAAATATCCCTGGTAGGTTATATATTCACTTTCATAGGCTATGCTCTTGCCAAAAGTGTTCTAGTAATGACATTAGTGTGCATAGTTTCTGGGGTAAAATGGGCAATGATAATAAGCTCATCATCAACATACATAGCCAAAAGAACTCCCTCTACCCAGAGAGGCCAAGGAATGGGGTTATTAAATACCATGATGAGTCTCGGATGGGTTATAGGGCCTCTACTGGGAGGATATCTTGCTGATATAAGTTTCGAACTTATGTTATATTCGACGACTCTGCCTCTAATCCTAGCCTTATTACTAGTTCTAAAGGCTTAG
- a CDS encoding hydroxymethylglutaryl-CoA synthase, with product MSKLLKPAKEIGIVGYGAYVPMYRIRNEEIGRVWGVSNFPIEEKAVPGLDEDAVTIGIEAARNALKRARIDPRKIRAIWFGSESKPYAVKPSSTIIAEAIGATPDLEAADFEFACKAGTEALQAAIGFVASGMAEYAMAIGADTAQGRPGDHLEFTAGAGGAAFIIGEKSSETVAYFEGSYSYVTDTPDFWRRQHEHYPRHGNRFTGEPAYFHHVITAAKTLMDELGLTPNDFDYAVFHQPNVKFPLTAAKILGIPKEKVLPGLLTGKIGNTYSGATMVGISAVLDIAKPGDRILWVSFGSGAGSDAFSIVVQDAIEEKRDLAPKVQDYVKRRKVIDYALYAKARRKYIL from the coding sequence ATGAGCAAACTGCTAAAGCCAGCTAAAGAGATTGGCATCGTTGGTTATGGAGCCTATGTCCCCATGTACAGAATAAGGAATGAGGAGATAGGGAGAGTTTGGGGAGTTTCTAACTTTCCTATTGAAGAAAAAGCTGTACCAGGTCTTGATGAAGATGCTGTGACAATTGGGATCGAAGCAGCTAGGAATGCTTTAAAGAGAGCTAGAATCGATCCAAGAAAAATTAGGGCTATTTGGTTTGGAAGTGAGAGCAAACCGTATGCGGTGAAGCCTTCCTCAACCATTATAGCAGAAGCAATTGGGGCAACACCAGACCTCGAGGCGGCAGATTTTGAGTTTGCATGTAAAGCCGGAACCGAGGCGTTACAAGCTGCTATAGGTTTCGTAGCCTCGGGAATGGCAGAATATGCAATGGCCATAGGAGCTGATACAGCCCAAGGAAGGCCTGGGGACCATTTGGAGTTTACAGCTGGTGCTGGAGGTGCTGCATTCATAATTGGGGAGAAGAGTTCAGAAACTGTTGCTTACTTTGAGGGAAGCTATTCATATGTTACAGACACCCCTGACTTTTGGAGGAGGCAACATGAACACTATCCAAGACACGGAAACAGGTTTACTGGAGAACCCGCATATTTCCACCATGTAATTACCGCAGCAAAAACACTGATGGATGAACTAGGACTAACCCCCAACGACTTCGATTATGCAGTCTTCCACCAACCAAACGTCAAATTCCCCCTTACAGCTGCAAAAATACTTGGAATACCGAAGGAGAAAGTCCTACCTGGACTTCTAACTGGAAAGATAGGAAACACTTACAGCGGGGCAACGATGGTTGGCATTTCTGCAGTCTTAGACATAGCCAAGCCAGGAGATAGGATTCTCTGGGTGAGTTTTGGCTCTGGGGCAGGAAGTGACGCCTTTAGTATAGTTGTCCAAGATGCAATAGAGGAAAAGAGAGATCTTGCTCCAAAAGTTCAGGACTATGTAAAGAGGAGGAAAGTAATAGACTACGCACTGTATGCGAAGGCGAGGAGAAAGTATATCCTATGA
- a CDS encoding DUF120 domain-containing protein, which yields MKVKALYLLISLAKRGGIGKQVFITLRELGNELGVSPQTVLRWLEELADRGYILKQESRKGTLIEITDKGIKLLESLYEELSSALYSGVIVGEVVSGIGEGAYYVQQYAPLIKEYLGFDPYPGTLNVKVIFPKTIFDALCNSRPIIIPGFVKDGRTFGDVRAYRVKIDGIEGAIVIPSRTIHPPKIAEVIAPVNLRMVLNLKDGDRVRIEVI from the coding sequence ATGAAAGTTAAAGCCCTTTATTTACTCATAAGTCTCGCTAAGAGAGGGGGGATAGGGAAACAAGTCTTCATAACCCTAAGAGAGCTTGGAAATGAACTTGGTGTATCCCCTCAAACAGTATTAAGATGGCTCGAGGAGCTTGCTGATCGCGGCTATATACTCAAGCAGGAATCAAGGAAAGGAACTTTGATAGAGATAACTGATAAGGGCATTAAACTTCTTGAAAGTTTATACGAAGAGTTGTCCTCTGCCCTTTATAGCGGGGTTATAGTGGGGGAGGTGGTCTCTGGTATTGGTGAAGGAGCTTACTATGTTCAGCAGTATGCCCCTCTAATTAAAGAATATCTCGGCTTTGACCCGTATCCCGGAACATTAAATGTTAAAGTCATATTTCCTAAGACGATATTCGATGCTCTTTGCAACTCAAGACCCATAATAATTCCTGGTTTTGTGAAAGATGGACGAACATTTGGAGATGTGAGGGCTTATAGAGTTAAAATAGATGGAATTGAAGGAGCTATAGTCATACCCTCGAGAACAATCCACCCACCAAAAATAGCAGAAGTCATAGCTCCAGTAAACTTGAGGATGGTTTTAAACCTTAAAGATGGGGATAGAGTAAGGATTGAAGTAATATAG
- a CDS encoding transglutaminase-like domain-containing protein produces MNKILAFIVVIIVLSSGCLGIISPPTNSPVTKVVAPEECTTSNLTQALECYIKQDWPILLNLSEKFNSSSKAQVIWDLLKWEGEYFEYDNEKKSSIILRPSEFLKRRKGVCTDYTVLTAGILLALNITPVYVLLIHFAETPIMHSAVAVKIDNTTFVLDQRLPPKDLGSYWVEFAKEGKIITEAEVYEVQKPGNVLYTGLLTVPDFRNEDYNPTYFDAYKLSKILVGMFKNKTLLFPREELRISIPPGFKERKVWIFRFNDLKVVYHPTFSKQYAEMILEEILSEEDVKEDVKKHRIFWIYTYWEDQDLVVKLFLGR; encoded by the coding sequence GTGAATAAGATTTTGGCATTCATTGTTGTGATCATTGTACTTTCCTCCGGATGTTTGGGCATAATAAGTCCTCCAACTAACTCTCCCGTAACAAAAGTAGTAGCCCCTGAAGAATGTACAACATCCAACCTAACACAGGCGTTGGAATGCTATATAAAGCAAGATTGGCCAATACTCCTAAACCTTTCTGAAAAGTTCAACAGTTCTAGCAAAGCTCAGGTAATCTGGGATTTGTTAAAGTGGGAAGGAGAATATTTTGAATATGATAACGAAAAGAAGTCTTCGATTATATTGAGACCATCAGAATTTCTAAAAAGGAGAAAGGGTGTATGCACGGACTATACTGTCTTAACAGCTGGAATACTGTTGGCATTAAATATAACCCCAGTATATGTTCTCCTTATTCACTTCGCAGAGACCCCAATAATGCACTCAGCCGTCGCCGTGAAAATTGATAATACCACCTTTGTTCTTGACCAAAGATTGCCACCTAAAGATTTGGGAAGTTACTGGGTTGAATTTGCGAAAGAGGGAAAAATAATCACCGAAGCTGAGGTATATGAAGTTCAAAAACCAGGAAATGTTCTATATACAGGTTTGCTTACTGTGCCAGATTTTAGAAATGAAGATTATAACCCCACATATTTTGATGCATATAAACTGAGCAAGATACTAGTTGGAATGTTCAAAAATAAAACCCTTCTATTTCCAAGAGAAGAACTCAGAATATCTATTCCTCCAGGATTCAAAGAAAGAAAAGTATGGATATTCAGATTTAATGACCTTAAGGTTGTTTATCACCCAACTTTTAGCAAACAATATGCTGAGATGATATTGGAGGAAATATTATCTGAAGAAGATGTTAAGGAAGACGTTAAAAAACATAGAATATTTTGGATATACACTTACTGGGAAGACCAAGATCTTGTAGTTAAGCTTTTCTTAGGAAGATGA
- a CDS encoding endonuclease V: MLEKIAEAQMKLSKRIVEQKLKTVKTVAAVDVSYRGEKARAAYVLASFPSGNILKTKVVECTVSFPYIPTFFFLRETRPILLSIRGESFDVLLVEGHGKAHPRGYGLASHIGILIKKPTIGVAKKPLKGVPRELYRKVGKVYVSVGNLITLDDAVRIVRELLDEKGYPKPLKFADKLSKGKIK; the protein is encoded by the coding sequence ATGCTAGAAAAGATAGCGGAAGCTCAGATGAAGCTAAGTAAAAGGATAGTGGAGCAGAAGCTTAAAACGGTCAAAACGGTAGCCGCCGTTGACGTCTCTTATAGGGGAGAGAAGGCACGAGCAGCTTACGTACTAGCTTCATTTCCTTCGGGTAATATTTTGAAAACAAAGGTTGTTGAGTGCACCGTTTCTTTTCCCTACATTCCAACATTTTTCTTTTTGAGAGAAACAAGGCCTATCTTACTCTCAATAAGAGGAGAATCGTTTGACGTCTTACTCGTTGAGGGGCACGGAAAAGCACATCCAAGAGGATATGGGCTGGCTTCGCACATTGGAATTCTAATAAAGAAGCCCACTATAGGCGTTGCAAAAAAGCCCTTAAAAGGTGTTCCTAGAGAGCTTTACAGAAAGGTGGGGAAGGTTTATGTAAGTGTCGGAAATTTGATAACTCTAGATGATGCTGTTAGGATAGTCAGAGAATTATTAGATGAAAAAGGTTATCCGAAACCATTAAAATTTGCCGATAAACTTTCAAAGGGGAAGATAAAATGA
- a CDS encoding cob(I)yrinic acid a,c-diamide adenosyltransferase: MKVTTKVGDKGTTRLFGGDEVWKDSPITEANGTLDELTSFLGEARHYVDENIREIIDTIQIHIYKIMGELGSKGKIKGITEEEVKWLEKLIEEYEHKVELKSFVLPGGSLASAKLDVCRAITRRAERKIATVLREFGIGKKSLVYLNRLSDLLFLLAREIEIREGKLREVK, from the coding sequence ATGAAAGTCACGACAAAAGTTGGGGATAAAGGAACAACAAGGCTTTTTGGTGGAGATGAAGTTTGGAAAGACTCTCCAATAACGGAAGCTAATGGGACACTCGACGAACTCACGAGCTTCTTGGGAGAAGCCAGGCACTACGTTGATGAGAATATTAGGGAAATAATAGACACTATCCAAATTCATATCTACAAGATAATGGGTGAGCTTGGAAGTAAGGGAAAAATAAAAGGGATAACAGAAGAAGAAGTAAAATGGCTTGAGAAGCTAATAGAAGAGTACGAACATAAAGTCGAACTAAAAAGCTTCGTACTCCCTGGAGGGTCTTTAGCAAGCGCCAAGCTCGATGTATGCAGAGCAATAACAAGGAGAGCAGAGAGAAAAATTGCCACAGTTCTTAGAGAATTTGGTATTGGTAAGAAAAGCTTAGTATATCTCAACCGCCTAAGTGATCTCCTATTCCTCTTGGCTAGAGAGATTGAAATAAGAGAAGGAAAACTGAGGGAGGTAAAATGA
- a CDS encoding thiolase domain-containing protein, whose translation MRKAIIIGVGMTPVGEHWKLALRDLAVEAILNAMDDAGIDKVDSLYVGNMASGPFIEQENLGALIADWAGLGNIPAVKIEAACASGGAAVQEGVKAVLSGLEDVVLVVGVEKMTDAWPSDATRYLAYASDAEWELFHGASFVALNALIMRHYMNTYGYTEEDLALFAVNAHANAAKNPYAMFKRPITVETVMKSPYVADPLKLFDASPVCDGAAAVIITTPEKAKELGVPKDKWVEVAGMGRAVDTINLANREDLLTLKAAKIAAEKAYKMANITPEEVDFFEVHDAFTVMAALSLEALGAAKKGEGAKLAKEGQIAIDGDYPIQTMGGLKARGHPVGATGVYQTVEAVLQLRGEAPNGIQVPDAEIGITQNIGGTGSNITVTVLRRV comes from the coding sequence ATGAGAAAGGCCATAATAATTGGCGTTGGAATGACCCCCGTTGGAGAGCATTGGAAGCTTGCCTTAAGGGATCTTGCCGTCGAGGCAATTTTGAATGCAATGGATGATGCGGGTATAGATAAGGTAGATTCATTATACGTCGGGAATATGGCCTCTGGACCATTCATTGAACAAGAAAATCTAGGTGCTTTAATAGCTGATTGGGCAGGACTTGGAAACATTCCAGCAGTAAAAATCGAGGCGGCTTGTGCTTCTGGTGGGGCAGCCGTCCAAGAAGGTGTTAAGGCAGTACTTAGTGGATTGGAGGATGTAGTTCTTGTAGTTGGAGTTGAAAAAATGACCGATGCTTGGCCAAGCGATGCAACTAGGTATTTGGCATATGCTAGCGATGCAGAGTGGGAACTCTTCCACGGAGCAAGCTTCGTTGCTCTTAATGCCCTAATAATGAGGCACTACATGAATACATATGGCTATACCGAGGAGGATCTTGCATTATTCGCAGTAAATGCACATGCAAATGCAGCGAAAAATCCCTATGCAATGTTTAAGAGGCCAATAACAGTTGAAACTGTTATGAAGAGTCCGTACGTAGCTGATCCGCTTAAGTTATTCGATGCTTCTCCCGTATGTGACGGTGCTGCGGCCGTTATAATAACAACTCCAGAAAAAGCAAAGGAGCTTGGAGTTCCAAAGGATAAATGGGTTGAAGTGGCAGGAATGGGTAGAGCTGTTGACACAATTAACTTGGCAAATAGAGAGGATCTCCTAACTCTGAAAGCTGCTAAAATAGCTGCAGAAAAGGCATACAAGATGGCAAACATTACTCCAGAGGAAGTAGATTTCTTTGAGGTTCACGATGCCTTTACAGTAATGGCCGCATTAAGCTTAGAGGCTCTCGGAGCTGCAAAGAAGGGAGAAGGTGCTAAATTAGCCAAAGAAGGACAAATAGCAATTGATGGAGACTATCCAATCCAGACCATGGGCGGTCTTAAGGCCAGAGGACACCCTGTTGGTGCGACGGGGGTATACCAAACAGTAGAAGCTGTTCTTCAGCTAAGAGGTGAAGCTCCAAACGGAATACAAGTTCCAGACGCTGAGATTGGTATAACTCAAAATATAGGAGGTACGGGATCGAATATAACTGTCACAGTTTTAAGGAGGGTCTGA
- a CDS encoding Zn-ribbon domain-containing OB-fold protein, with protein MGRPMQVSRYWRHFKEKYRLIGGKCENGHVFFPKRPVCPVCGSRNVEDFEFSGKGKVISWTLVRNPPSGFEYYKPYPIALIQLEEGPVILAQLTDVDPEEIKEGMEVEMVTRKIREFEEDGLILYGYKFRPVLK; from the coding sequence ATGGGAAGGCCAATGCAGGTTTCCCGATACTGGAGACACTTCAAAGAGAAGTACAGGCTTATAGGTGGAAAATGTGAAAATGGACATGTTTTCTTCCCTAAAAGACCTGTATGTCCTGTATGTGGCAGTAGGAATGTTGAGGATTTTGAATTCAGTGGAAAAGGTAAGGTAATATCTTGGACATTGGTCAGGAACCCCCCAAGTGGTTTTGAATACTATAAGCCCTATCCAATTGCCCTTATTCAGCTTGAAGAAGGGCCAGTTATACTAGCCCAGCTAACTGATGTAGACCCTGAGGAAATAAAAGAGGGTATGGAAGTTGAAATGGTTACCAGGAAAATAAGGGAGTTTGAGGAAGATGGCTTGATTTTGTATGGCTACAAGTTCAGACCTGTTCTTAAATGA
- a CDS encoding DNA polymerase sliding clamp has protein sequence MPFEIVFEGAKEFAQLIETASRLIDEAAFRVTEEGISMRAMDPSRVVLIDLNLPASIFSKYEVDGEETIGVNMDHLKKVLKRGKAKDTLILKKGEENFLEISLQGTATRTFRLPLIDVEEVEVDLPELPFTAKVVVLGDVLKEAVKDASLVSDSLKFIAKENEFTMRAEGETQEVEIKLTLEDEGLLDLEVEEETKSAYGVSYLADMVKGIGKADEVTIKFGNEMPMQMEYYIRDEGRLTFLLAPRVEE, from the coding sequence ATGCCATTTGAAATAGTCTTTGAGGGAGCAAAAGAATTCGCTCAGCTTATAGAAACAGCAAGCAGGCTAATAGACGAGGCTGCTTTCAGAGTTACTGAAGAAGGAATAAGCATGAGGGCAATGGATCCAAGCAGGGTCGTTCTAATAGATCTTAACCTCCCTGCAAGTATATTCTCTAAGTACGAGGTTGATGGAGAGGAAACTATTGGAGTGAATATGGATCACTTAAAGAAAGTCCTCAAAAGAGGAAAGGCTAAAGATACTCTTATATTAAAGAAGGGAGAGGAGAACTTTCTTGAAATAAGCCTTCAGGGAACAGCCACCAGAACGTTTAGACTTCCTTTGATTGATGTGGAAGAAGTCGAAGTAGATCTTCCCGAGCTTCCATTCACGGCCAAAGTCGTAGTTCTTGGTGACGTTCTTAAAGAGGCAGTAAAAGATGCATCCCTTGTAAGTGACAGCCTTAAGTTCATAGCCAAGGAGAATGAGTTCACAATGAGGGCAGAGGGAGAGACGCAGGAAGTTGAAATAAAGCTGACTCTAGAGGACGAGGGTTTGCTTGATTTAGAAGTTGAAGAGGAAACAAAGAGTGCATATGGAGTCAGCTACCTTGCGGATATGGTTAAGGGAATTGGAAAGGCAGACGAGGTAACTATAAAGTTCGGAAATGAGATGCCCATGCAGATGGAGTACTATATCAGGGACGAGGGTAGGCTAACATTCCTACTTGCTCCAAGAGTTGAGGAGTGA
- a CDS encoding hydrogenase maturation protease, with the protein MTILIVSLGNEVMGDDGVGIRVGRELKKLGYRVEELGTDIFSLQRVYRGERKIIIIDAILSDTPGEIIHLKGKEIFEKLKAEIRSAHFMGAIEGLKLLMSIDERLKNAELHFVGITIREIKLGLNLSPEVERAVPEAIKVIRRIAE; encoded by the coding sequence ATGACCATCTTAATAGTCTCCCTAGGAAATGAAGTTATGGGAGATGATGGGGTGGGAATTAGAGTTGGCAGAGAGCTCAAAAAATTAGGATACAGAGTAGAAGAACTTGGAACGGATATATTTTCACTTCAGCGAGTCTATAGAGGAGAAAGGAAGATAATAATCATCGATGCAATTTTGTCTGATACCCCTGGGGAGATAATTCACTTAAAAGGAAAGGAAATATTTGAGAAGCTTAAGGCAGAAATTAGAAGTGCTCATTTTATGGGAGCCATTGAAGGTCTTAAACTTCTCATGTCAATTGATGAAAGGCTAAAAAATGCTGAACTTCATTTTGTAGGGATAACAATTAGAGAAATAAAACTTGGACTTAACCTCAGCCCTGAGGTGGAGAGAGCTGTTCCAGAGGCAATAAAGGTCATAAGGAGGATAGCAGAATGA
- a CDS encoding haloacid dehalogenase gives MRIEDIIGAIKKELDEKDTLREEALQISREIVRLSGDSIKAMHRGDMELAKERLTKAGILVKQLKEKLVNHPDLYYTGHVQTANQEFVEATLMYHYLTDRDFPSHEELGIPPQDYILGVGDFIGELRRYFLINLMQGNIEVAESTYRFMEEVYEELMTLEYPKGLVNVRQKQDQARYILERTLEDITRAKLNMKLQQKMEEVLNARKDSGSSDEAK, from the coding sequence ATGAGGATAGAAGATATAATTGGGGCAATTAAGAAAGAACTCGACGAGAAAGATACGCTAAGGGAAGAGGCCCTTCAAATTAGCAGGGAAATTGTAAGATTAAGCGGAGATTCAATAAAAGCGATGCACAGAGGGGATATGGAACTCGCCAAGGAAAGGCTTACAAAAGCTGGCATCCTTGTGAAGCAGTTAAAAGAGAAACTTGTTAATCATCCAGATTTGTATTACACAGGCCATGTGCAAACTGCAAATCAGGAATTTGTTGAAGCCACTCTGATGTATCACTATCTTACAGATAGAGACTTTCCAAGCCATGAAGAACTTGGCATACCTCCTCAGGACTACATCCTTGGCGTCGGGGACTTTATTGGCGAGCTTAGAAGATACTTTCTAATAAACTTAATGCAGGGAAACATTGAAGTCGCAGAGAGCACTTACAGATTCATGGAAGAGGTTTATGAAGAACTAATGACCCTGGAATATCCTAAAGGGCTTGTGAACGTCAGGCAAAAACAAGATCAAGCGAGATACATTCTTGAAAGAACTCTAGAAGATATAACTAGGGCAAAGCTCAATATGAAGCTTCAACAGAAGATGGAGGAAGTTCTCAATGCTAGAAAAGATAGCGGAAGCTCAGATGAAGCTAAGTAA